Proteins co-encoded in one Alphaproteobacteria bacterium PA2 genomic window:
- the fliI gene encoding flagellum-specific ATP synthase FliI (involved in type III protein export during flagellum assembly): MQSLVAAVEHLDPLTVSGRVAAVNGLLIEARGGLTRLSIGSRAEILRRGDKPLAAEVVGFRDSRALLMPFGPVEGVAPGAEIRIDNLGSAVHPTKAWLGRIIDAFGQPIDGLGPLPQGLAGYPLRAAPPAAHARGRVGERLDLGVRAMNVFTTCCRGQRLGVFAGSGVGKSVLLSMLAKQADCDAVVVGLIGERGREVREFIEETLGPEGLKRAIVVVATSDEPALKRRQAAYMTLAIAEYLRDQDMEVLCLMDSVTRFAMAQREIGLAAGEPPTTKGYTPTVFTELPKLLERAGPGPIRSDGTTAGPITGLFTVLVDGDDHNEPIADAVRGILDGHIVMERAIAERGRFPAINVLKSISRTMPGCHEPHEREIVKNARQTLSAYANMEELIRIGAYRAGADPQVDRAIQLNPALEGFLSQDKDEATSLPDSFESLARILMGEAA, encoded by the coding sequence TTGCAAAGCCTCGTCGCCGCTGTCGAGCACCTTGATCCCCTGACCGTTTCGGGTCGGGTCGCAGCGGTCAACGGCCTGCTGATCGAGGCCCGGGGCGGCCTCACCAGACTTTCAATCGGGTCCCGCGCTGAAATCCTGAGGCGCGGTGACAAGCCACTGGCGGCGGAAGTTGTCGGATTCCGCGATTCCCGGGCCCTCCTCATGCCATTTGGTCCCGTCGAGGGCGTCGCCCCTGGGGCTGAAATCCGCATTGATAACCTGGGCTCGGCGGTCCATCCCACCAAGGCCTGGCTGGGGCGGATCATCGACGCCTTTGGCCAGCCCATAGACGGCCTTGGACCCTTGCCACAGGGGCTGGCCGGTTACCCCTTGAGGGCTGCACCGCCGGCCGCCCATGCCCGCGGAAGGGTGGGCGAGCGCCTGGATCTGGGCGTCCGCGCCATGAACGTCTTCACCACCTGTTGCCGAGGTCAGCGCCTGGGCGTCTTTGCAGGCTCTGGCGTCGGCAAGTCGGTGCTGCTTTCCATGCTGGCCAAGCAGGCCGACTGCGACGCTGTTGTCGTGGGGTTGATCGGCGAGCGGGGCCGGGAAGTTCGTGAATTCATAGAAGAGACCCTGGGTCCGGAGGGCCTGAAGCGCGCCATTGTCGTGGTCGCGACCTCTGATGAGCCGGCGCTGAAGCGCCGCCAGGCAGCCTACATGACCCTGGCCATCGCCGAGTATCTTCGCGATCAGGACATGGAAGTCCTGTGCCTGATGGACTCCGTCACACGCTTCGCCATGGCACAGCGGGAAATCGGTCTTGCCGCCGGCGAGCCGCCCACGACCAAGGGCTACACCCCGACAGTCTTTACAGAACTGCCCAAGCTGCTTGAGCGGGCCGGCCCCGGCCCCATTCGTTCAGACGGAACGACAGCGGGTCCCATCACCGGCCTGTTTACGGTGCTGGTTGATGGTGATGACCACAACGAGCCCATTGCGGACGCGGTCCGGGGTATCCTCGATGGCCACATTGTCATGGAGCGGGCGATCGCCGAACGCGGCCGCTTCCCGGCCATCAATGTCTTGAAATCAATCAGCCGGACCATGCCAGGCTGTCACGAGCCGCACGAACGCGAAATCGTCAAGAACGCCCGCCAGACCCTCTCAGCCTACGCCAATATGGAAGAGCTGATCCGCATTGGCGCTTACCGCGCTGGCGCAGATCCCCAGGTCGATCGCGCCATTCAATTGAACCCTGCCCTGGAAGGCTTCCTCAGCCAGGACAAGGATGAGGCTACAAGCTTGCCCGACAGCTTTGAAAGTCTGGCGCGTATCCTGATGGGTGAAGCGGCGTGA
- a CDS encoding GNAT family N-acetyltransferase, which yields MGTSKPDLLVEAGSEPPQAAYQELWEVLRAFNVKAVGHCENHPFAVLLRDPETRAVVGGVWGRSVWDSFYVDMLVAPEDQRGAGLGGDLMARVETEARSRGCLNIWLDTFAFQARPFYERLGFRVFGQIDGPKPMFPRYFMIKDLA from the coding sequence ATGGGCACCAGTAAACCCGACCTGCTGGTCGAAGCCGGTTCGGAACCACCGCAGGCCGCCTATCAGGAACTCTGGGAAGTTCTGAGGGCGTTCAACGTCAAGGCCGTCGGTCACTGCGAGAACCATCCCTTTGCGGTGCTGCTGCGGGATCCGGAAACGCGGGCCGTGGTCGGCGGGGTCTGGGGGCGTTCTGTCTGGGACTCCTTCTATGTGGACATGCTCGTTGCGCCGGAAGATCAGCGCGGCGCAGGCCTTGGGGGTGACCTCATGGCCCGGGTGGAGACCGAGGCACGGTCCCGTGGGTGCCTGAACATCTGGCTGGACACCTTCGCCTTCCAGGCAAGGCCGTTCTACGAGAGGCTGGGCTTTCGGGTTTTCGGCCAGATCGATGGGCCAAAGCCGATGTTTCCCCGCTATTTCATGATCAAGGATCTGGCCTGA
- a CDS encoding phenazine biosynthesis protein PhzF, whose protein sequence is MATYDFVTVDVFTDRPFGGNQLAAFTDARGLTDAQMQALATEFNLAETTFVLPPEDPRHTARVRIFNTTAEMPFAGHPNVGTGYVLAQMGRDTDGVLLFEELAGIVKVKVDRDDAGALVGAVIDAPQPLSLGLEFTAEQIASCAGLAPEDIVVSAHRPVKGSVGVDFVFAEVTSEALGRANPDVAAFEATAAGLEGFSMRLSLHLYTRSGNKVRARMFSPLTGTFEDSATGSANATLGALLLSLTSEDQAEYVVSQGVEMGRPSILNVTARRGADGIRATVGGGCAPMFRGQVTL, encoded by the coding sequence ATGGCGACCTATGACTTCGTAACCGTGGATGTCTTCACCGACCGCCCGTTCGGCGGCAACCAGTTGGCGGCCTTTACCGACGCCAGGGGACTGACCGACGCCCAGATGCAGGCCCTGGCCACTGAGTTCAATCTGGCGGAAACAACCTTTGTCCTGCCGCCGGAGGATCCCCGCCATACGGCGAGGGTCCGGATCTTCAACACCACCGCAGAGATGCCATTCGCCGGACATCCCAATGTGGGCACCGGCTATGTCCTGGCCCAGATGGGGCGTGACACAGACGGCGTACTGCTGTTCGAGGAACTTGCCGGCATCGTGAAGGTGAAGGTGGACCGGGACGACGCAGGCGCCCTCGTGGGCGCCGTGATCGACGCGCCGCAGCCCCTCTCCCTCGGGTTGGAATTCACCGCCGAGCAGATCGCCAGTTGCGCGGGGCTGGCGCCAGAGGACATCGTTGTGTCCGCCCACCGTCCGGTAAAGGGATCGGTCGGCGTCGATTTCGTCTTTGCTGAAGTGACTTCGGAAGCCCTGGGTCGGGCAAATCCGGATGTCGCCGCCTTCGAGGCCACGGCTGCAGGCCTGGAGGGCTTTTCCATGCGCCTCTCCCTTCACCTTTATACCCGATCGGGGAACAAGGTGAGGGCGCGGATGTTCTCGCCACTGACCGGCACGTTCGAGGATTCAGCAACCGGCAGCGCCAACGCCACACTTGGCGCTCTGCTTCTGTCCCTGACCTCGGAGGATCAGGCGGAGTATGTGGTCAGCCAGGGTGTTGAAATGGGCCGGCCGAGCATCCTGAATGTTACGGCGCGCCGGGGCGCCGATGGAATTCGCGCGACGGTGGGCGGTGGCTGTGCGCCCATGTTCAGAGGTCAGGTCACGCTCTAG
- a CDS encoding flagellar export protein FliJ, translating into MSWTDSLIKLAGYEVEVLQKRLSEVVDRRLQAEMRLVMLEAEGESEALHARQNPEAAQYHMAFVEGLRARKAIAQIDIDRILLEEAGARDVLALAFEEQKKYEQVAEAQRLDRLRTANRLETAAMDEMGLRRTARAGR; encoded by the coding sequence GTGAGTTGGACTGACAGCCTGATCAAACTGGCCGGTTACGAGGTCGAGGTCCTGCAGAAGCGGCTGTCAGAGGTGGTCGATCGCCGCCTCCAGGCCGAAATGCGCCTGGTCATGCTGGAGGCGGAGGGTGAGTCAGAAGCCCTGCACGCCAGACAGAACCCTGAAGCTGCCCAGTATCATATGGCCTTTGTCGAGGGCCTGAGGGCGCGCAAGGCCATCGCCCAGATCGACATTGACCGCATTCTCCTGGAGGAGGCGGGCGCCCGCGACGTTCTGGCCCTGGCCTTTGAAGAGCAGAAAAAATACGAGCAGGTGGCCGAGGCCCAGCGGCTCGATCGGCTCAGGACGGCAAACCGCCTCGAAACCGCAGCCATGGACGAGATGGGATTGCGGAGGACGGCGAGGGCAGGGCGCTGA
- a CDS encoding 1,4-beta-xylanase: MSGRLDRRAVLGGLTALAGCDRLKPAEAKAATQVSPPPPPLKSLVPFRIGTCVQAAQMADPVWAALATQNCNQLTPEWEMKMEYIVGDDGRLRFDRGDAIFDFARRNGISLYGTTLVWYVQKPKWFEQLPPDRASFGQAYDTYIRKVMQRYQGAVGWDVVNEAVSEDGKGWRESLWAERLGDLDHMVRAFKVARETDPETVLFLNDYNLENMPEKLDTFQKLLDRLLSAGAPVGGIGTQCHIAADLAPGVYTKTLETLARFGLPIHVSELDVSLVRSEKKFASPEARRVAQSAVFTEAAHAFSALPMAQQFAFTLWGLRDSDSWLHSENAQDSPSAFDAEGQANPAAGALAKGFGWKG; this comes from the coding sequence ATGTCGGGAAGGCTTGATCGACGGGCCGTGCTGGGTGGTCTTACGGCCCTGGCCGGCTGTGACAGATTGAAGCCTGCTGAGGCCAAGGCTGCAACCCAGGTTTCACCCCCGCCCCCTCCGCTGAAGAGCCTTGTCCCCTTCCGTATCGGAACCTGCGTGCAGGCAGCCCAGATGGCTGACCCTGTGTGGGCGGCGCTGGCCACCCAGAACTGCAACCAGCTGACCCCCGAGTGGGAAATGAAGATGGAGTACATCGTCGGCGACGATGGGAGACTTCGCTTCGACCGCGGCGACGCGATTTTCGACTTCGCCCGCCGCAACGGCATCAGTCTCTATGGAACAACCCTGGTCTGGTACGTCCAGAAGCCTAAATGGTTCGAGCAATTGCCCCCTGACAGGGCCAGCTTTGGTCAGGCCTACGACACCTACATCCGCAAGGTCATGCAGCGCTATCAAGGCGCTGTCGGGTGGGACGTCGTCAATGAGGCCGTGTCCGAGGACGGCAAGGGCTGGCGCGAAAGCCTCTGGGCTGAACGGCTGGGCGACCTCGACCACATGGTCCGGGCCTTCAAGGTGGCGCGCGAGACCGATCCCGAAACGGTGCTCTTCCTGAACGACTACAATCTGGAAAACATGCCCGAGAAACTGGATACCTTCCAGAAGCTGCTGGATCGGCTTTTGAGCGCAGGAGCCCCCGTAGGCGGCATTGGCACCCAGTGCCATATTGCAGCTGACCTGGCGCCCGGCGTCTATACGAAGACCCTTGAGACCCTCGCCCGGTTTGGCCTGCCGATCCATGTGTCGGAACTGGATGTCTCCCTGGTCAGGTCAGAGAAGAAATTCGCTTCCCCCGAGGCCAGACGGGTGGCGCAATCGGCCGTATTCACGGAAGCGGCCCACGCCTTCTCGGCCCTGCCAATGGCGCAGCAGTTTGCCTTCACCCTTTGGGGACTCCGCGACAGCGACAGCTGGCTGCACTCTGAAAATGCACAGGATTCCCCCAGCGCGTTTGACGCTGAAGGTCAGGCTAATCCAGCGGCTGGCGCCTTGGCCAAGGGCTTTGGCTGGAAGGGTTGA